A DNA window from Streptomyces sp. 71268 contains the following coding sequences:
- a CDS encoding NAD(P)-binding domain-containing protein has protein sequence MEEHAVRGVGVIGVGEIGRAVVEGLRHGGGASPEVHLSPRGARTAADLAGRFEGVRVCASNQEVVDRSEVVIIAVRRQDHHEALAGLTIEDDKTVVSLMAGVAIDDLRRTLATDAPIVRAIPLPAARECRSVTVTYPAHPVVDSLFERLGGALPVADEDAFNVCSALTGTLTAHYAYLATLTSWATDHGIAREAADRYVRGLFRDVGRSLGDETRSLSQLATDHETPGGNNERVRTTWFDPANAAALTRALDGLLADLG, from the coding sequence ATGGAGGAGCACGCGGTGCGCGGCGTCGGCGTCATCGGAGTGGGCGAGATCGGCCGGGCCGTCGTCGAGGGCCTGCGCCACGGGGGCGGCGCGTCGCCGGAGGTCCACCTCTCTCCCCGGGGGGCCCGCACCGCCGCCGACCTGGCCGGGCGTTTCGAGGGCGTGCGGGTGTGCGCCTCCAACCAGGAGGTGGTCGACCGCTCCGAAGTGGTGATCATCGCCGTACGCCGCCAGGACCACCACGAGGCACTGGCCGGGCTGACGATCGAGGACGACAAGACCGTGGTCAGCCTGATGGCCGGGGTCGCCATCGACGACCTGCGCCGAACCCTGGCCACCGACGCCCCGATCGTCCGCGCCATCCCGCTGCCCGCCGCGCGCGAGTGCCGCTCCGTTACCGTGACCTACCCCGCGCATCCGGTGGTGGACTCCCTCTTCGAGCGGTTGGGCGGGGCGCTCCCGGTCGCGGACGAGGACGCGTTCAACGTCTGCTCCGCGCTGACCGGGACCCTCACCGCCCACTACGCCTACCTCGCCACGCTCACCTCGTGGGCCACCGACCACGGCATCGCCCGGGAAGCCGCCGACCGGTACGTGCGCGGCCTGTTCCGCGACGTCGGCCGCTCGCTGGGCGACGAGACCCGTTCGCTGTCCCAACTCGCCACCGACCACGAGACACCCGGAGGAAACAACGAGCGCGTCCGCACCACCTGGTTCGACCCGGCCAACGCGGCGGCCCTGACGCGGGCCCTGGACGGGCTCCTCGCCGACCTCGGCTGA
- a CDS encoding MerR family transcriptional regulator encodes MRIGELAGVAGVTPRAVRHYHRIGLLPEPPRHPNGYRSYSLRDAVELARIRRLVELGLSLDEVRDVIVDDAGRELAEVLAELDADLARQEEAIRQRRARLAQLLRQVEEGGRLPAQAPVSPALNTLFDEMARVSARLPGPEPAMAAKERELLALLETAPPDGADHGWLDGLMGALGSDPEAVARAYEVYARFDELAQAPEDDPRVEATARAVVDFLPPQLIEHLVPTDEWEPETAGGFATALFADLAPAQAAAVRGAIRLLQERVR; translated from the coding sequence ATGCGCATCGGAGAACTCGCCGGCGTGGCCGGCGTCACCCCCCGCGCCGTGCGGCACTACCACCGCATCGGCCTGCTGCCCGAGCCCCCTCGGCACCCCAACGGATACCGGTCGTACTCGCTGCGCGACGCCGTCGAACTCGCGCGCATCCGCCGCCTCGTCGAACTCGGGCTGAGCCTGGACGAGGTGCGCGACGTCATCGTCGACGACGCCGGCAGGGAACTGGCCGAGGTGCTCGCCGAACTCGACGCCGACCTGGCGCGCCAGGAAGAGGCCATCCGGCAGCGCCGCGCGCGCCTGGCGCAACTGCTGCGACAGGTCGAGGAGGGCGGCCGGCTGCCCGCCCAGGCGCCGGTCTCACCGGCGCTGAACACCCTGTTCGACGAGATGGCCCGCGTCTCGGCCCGGCTCCCGGGCCCCGAGCCCGCCATGGCGGCCAAGGAGCGCGAGCTGCTGGCCCTGCTGGAGACCGCGCCCCCGGACGGCGCCGACCACGGTTGGCTGGACGGCCTGATGGGGGCGCTGGGGTCCGACCCGGAGGCGGTCGCGCGGGCGTACGAGGTCTACGCGCGGTTCGACGAGTTGGCCCAGGCACCCGAGGACGACCCCCGGGTGGAGGCGACGGCCCGCGCCGTCGTGGACTTCCTGCCGCCGCAGCTCATCGAGCACCTGGTCCCCACGGACGAGTGGGAGCCGGAGACCGCCGGCGGCTTCGCCACGGCACTCTTCGCGGACCTGGCGCCCGCACAGGCGGCCGCCGTGCGCGGCGCCATCCGGCTGCTCCAGGAGCGGGTCCGATGA